Genomic window (Dyadobacter fanqingshengii):
AAAAGGTTTGTATAGCGCTTTGGGGCGATAAAATTGATCAGACCAATCTCCAGATAAACGATTCGGTGACTGCATCCATTGACGTAGAAAGCCGCGAATACAATTCCCGCTGGTATACTGAAGTGAAAGCATGGAAAATCGATAAAGCAGGAACCGGCAATCCAAGCTCAAACTCAGGAGGGCAGCCATTGCCACCGGTTACAACATTCAGCGAGGACGAGTCGGACGATCTTCCTTTCTAATTGACATGATAATTCCCGGCTTAGCGAATTCTGTTTCACACAAAACACACGCAGAGCCGGGAATTTCTATTTTTTAAGCTAATTGGATTGATAGGCCATCGACATTGTAAACTTGTCGATCATTTCCTGTGGGTGCACTTCCAAAATTCGTGCAAGCACCATTACTACAAGTGTATTGGAGGCTATTTTGCGAGGGATGCCGGCAAATGTTGCAAAAAGATCGACGGTAATTGATTCTTTCT
Coding sequences:
- a CDS encoding DUF3127 domain-containing protein, translated to MELTGTVIALLPEVTGQGKNGAWRKQEFILEIPSQYPKKVCIALWGDKIDQTNLQINDSVTASIDVESREYNSRWYTEVKAWKIDKAGTGNPSSNSGGQPLPPVTTFSEDESDDLPF